The Agromyces atrinae genome window below encodes:
- a CDS encoding prenyltransferase, translating to MTDTFRHVLIASRPLSWINTAYPFAAAYILTTGRIDALLVVGTLFFLIPYNLLMYGINDVFDYESDLRNPRKGGAEGALLAPRYHRITVIAGIVTATPLVVAMLVLGGTGHPASWVVLAVSLFAVVAYSMPPLRFKERPVLDSITSSTHFVTPALYGLTVAGAEFTLPLVAIVVAFFFWGLASHAFGAVQDVIPDREADIASIATVFGARATVRIAIVLWALAGLGMLATEWPGPLGAILALPYIVVVWPYRSVSDAESGLSNRAWRHFLALNYISGFLVTLLLIVWVLAR from the coding sequence GTGACTGACACCTTCCGCCATGTACTGATCGCGTCCCGGCCGCTCAGCTGGATCAACACCGCGTACCCGTTCGCCGCCGCCTACATCCTCACGACGGGCCGCATCGATGCGCTGCTCGTCGTCGGCACGCTCTTCTTCCTCATCCCGTACAACCTCCTCATGTACGGCATCAACGACGTCTTCGACTACGAGTCCGACCTCCGGAACCCGCGGAAGGGCGGGGCTGAGGGCGCGCTCCTCGCTCCGCGGTACCACCGCATCACCGTCATCGCCGGAATCGTCACCGCAACCCCCCTCGTCGTCGCGATGCTCGTGCTCGGTGGCACGGGGCACCCGGCATCCTGGGTCGTACTCGCCGTGAGCCTCTTCGCCGTCGTCGCGTACTCGATGCCGCCGCTCCGCTTCAAGGAGCGCCCGGTGCTCGACTCGATCACCTCGAGCACCCACTTCGTGACGCCCGCGCTCTACGGGCTCACCGTCGCGGGCGCGGAGTTCACGCTCCCTCTCGTCGCGATCGTCGTCGCGTTCTTCTTCTGGGGTCTCGCGAGCCACGCGTTCGGCGCCGTGCAGGACGTCATCCCCGATCGCGAGGCCGACATCGCCTCGATCGCGACCGTGTTCGGCGCTCGCGCCACGGTGCGCATCGCGATCGTGCTGTGGGCGCTCGCGGGTCTCGGCATGCTCGCGACCGAGTGGCCCGGCCCGCTCGGCGCGATCCTCGCCCTCCCCTACATCGTCGTCGTCTGGCCGTACCGCTCGGTCTCCGATGCCGAGTCGGGGCTCTCCAACCGGGCCTGGCGGCACTTCCTCGCGCTCAACTACATCTCGGGATTCCTCGTCACCCTCCTCCTCATCGTGTGGGTGCTCGCGCGATGA
- a CDS encoding lycopene cyclase domain-containing protein — protein sequence MTYALVSLPFLAVALVVLLIALLRRPQARGRRLAAAGVAFAVLVVLTAVFDNIMIAAGLFEYSSAHRSGLSVGLAPIEDFLYPLAGVLLLPALWTLLERPTRD from the coding sequence ATGACGTATGCCCTCGTGAGCCTGCCGTTCCTCGCCGTCGCCCTCGTCGTGCTCCTCATCGCCCTCCTCCGTCGCCCGCAGGCGCGCGGCCGTCGGCTCGCCGCCGCGGGGGTCGCCTTCGCCGTGCTCGTCGTCCTCACCGCCGTCTTCGACAACATCATGATCGCGGCCGGTCTCTTCGAGTACTCGAGCGCGCACCGCAGCGGTCTCAGCGTCGGCCTCGCCCCGATCGAGGACTTCCTCTACCCCCTCGCCGGAGTGCTGCTCCTGCCCGCCCTGTGGACGCTGCTCGAGAGGCCGACCCGTGACTGA
- a CDS encoding lycopene cyclase domain-containing protein, which produces MIGFVYLGCLLVSIASMGLIDYRYRLVFRASPARAAIVIAVGVAFFVAWDLTGIATGVFYRGETSFMTGVLVAPELPLEEIVFLTFLCYLTLILANGVRVILDRRVAKADAA; this is translated from the coding sequence ATGATCGGCTTCGTCTATCTGGGGTGCCTCCTCGTCTCCATCGCCTCGATGGGCCTCATCGACTACCGCTATCGCCTCGTCTTCCGCGCCTCACCGGCACGCGCGGCGATCGTCATCGCGGTCGGAGTCGCATTCTTCGTGGCGTGGGATCTCACGGGCATCGCGACGGGCGTGTTCTACCGGGGTGAGACGTCGTTCATGACGGGAGTCCTCGTCGCGCCCGAGCTTCCGCTCGAAGAGATCGTGTTCCTGACCTTCCTCTGCTATCTGACGCTCATCCTCGCTAACGGCGTACGCGTCATCCTCGATCGGCGCGTCGCGAAGGCGGATGCCGCATGA
- the crtI gene encoding phytoene desaturase family protein: MTRDRIVIIGAGIAGLASAALLARDGADVVVLEASDVVGGRAGSWESEGFRFDTGPSWYLMPEVFDHFFRLFGSSAAEELDLVELDPGYRVYSDGYDDALDIRADRESNVALFEAQEAGAGAALERYLDSSEEAYSLALERFLYSDFSAPSAFLDASLLPRLPKLTRLLTNSLDAFAGDYVSDRRLRQVLGYPAVFLGTSPYKAPALYHLMSHLDLEQGVLYPRGGFTTIIAAIERIARAQGVRIETGARVTRIRTERTSRRTRAAGVDYVQDGVAHRIDATRVVSAADLHHTETELVPADRQTYPESWWQKRDPGPGAVLAMLGVRGEVAGLLHHSLFFTADWRGDFEKLFGDDPTVPEPTSFYACMPSATDDSVAPAGDTNLFLLIPVPADTGIGSGGIDGAGSTEVESIVDRAIARLADVAGDPDLADRIVTRRTVGPADFESDLNSWRGGALGPAHTLRQSAFFRGRNSSKVIEGLHYAGGTTIPGIGLPMCLISAEILAKGIRGDRSTSPLPEPVRSEA, from the coding sequence GTGACCCGCGACCGTATCGTCATCATCGGAGCGGGGATCGCGGGTCTCGCGAGCGCCGCCCTGCTCGCGCGCGATGGAGCCGACGTCGTCGTGCTCGAAGCCTCCGACGTCGTCGGAGGCCGCGCGGGCTCGTGGGAGTCCGAGGGATTCCGATTCGACACGGGGCCGTCGTGGTACCTCATGCCCGAGGTCTTCGATCACTTCTTCCGACTGTTCGGTTCGAGCGCCGCCGAGGAGCTCGACCTCGTCGAGCTCGACCCCGGCTACCGGGTCTACTCCGACGGCTACGACGACGCCCTCGACATCCGCGCCGACCGCGAGTCGAACGTCGCGCTCTTCGAGGCGCAGGAGGCGGGAGCGGGTGCGGCCCTCGAGCGTTACCTCGACTCGTCGGAGGAGGCGTACTCGCTCGCGCTCGAGCGCTTCCTCTATTCCGACTTCTCGGCGCCGTCGGCATTCCTCGACGCCTCCCTGCTCCCCCGGCTGCCGAAGCTCACCCGACTCCTGACGAACTCGCTCGACGCGTTCGCGGGCGACTACGTGAGCGACCGGCGCCTCCGCCAGGTGCTCGGCTACCCGGCGGTCTTCCTCGGCACGTCGCCGTACAAGGCGCCGGCGCTCTACCACCTCATGAGCCACCTCGACCTCGAGCAGGGGGTGCTCTACCCGCGCGGCGGGTTCACGACGATCATCGCGGCCATCGAGCGCATCGCGCGCGCCCAGGGCGTTCGCATCGAGACCGGGGCGCGCGTCACGCGCATCCGCACCGAACGCACGAGTCGGCGCACGCGTGCCGCCGGCGTCGACTACGTGCAGGACGGAGTCGCCCACCGCATCGACGCGACCCGCGTGGTGTCGGCCGCCGACCTGCACCACACCGAGACCGAGCTCGTGCCGGCGGACCGGCAGACCTACCCCGAATCGTGGTGGCAGAAGCGCGACCCGGGGCCGGGAGCCGTGCTCGCGATGCTCGGAGTCCGCGGCGAGGTCGCGGGGCTCCTCCACCACTCGCTCTTCTTCACCGCCGACTGGCGCGGCGACTTCGAGAAGCTCTTCGGCGACGACCCCACGGTTCCGGAGCCGACCTCGTTCTACGCCTGCATGCCGAGCGCGACCGACGACTCGGTCGCGCCCGCAGGCGACACGAACCTCTTCCTCCTCATCCCCGTGCCCGCCGACACCGGCATCGGTTCGGGCGGCATCGACGGCGCGGGTTCGACGGAGGTCGAGAGCATCGTCGATCGCGCCATCGCCCGGCTCGCGGATGTCGCGGGCGACCCCGATCTCGCCGACCGGATCGTCACCCGGCGTACCGTGGGCCCGGCCGACTTCGAGTCCGACCTCAACTCGTGGCGAGGCGGAGCACTCGGTCCGGCGCACACGCTCCGCCAGAGCGCGTTCTTCCGCGGTCGCAATTCGTCGAAGGTCATCGAGGGCCTCCACTACGCCGGCGGCACGACGATCCCCGGCATCGGGCTGCCGATGTGTCTCATCAGCGCCGAGATCCTCGCGAAGGGCATCCGGGGCGACCGCAGCACGAGTCCGCTGCCCGAGCCGGTACGGTCGGAGGCATGA
- a CDS encoding phytoene/squalene synthase family protein gives MSDRRRTNTTLGLYTSTASDASGTVIRRYSTSFGAAARMLEPGIRRRIRDIYALVRIADEIVDGAAAEAGLAADELLDILDELERETETAMRRGYSANIVVHAFAVTARECGIEPSLTRPFFASMRRDLDDSPFTAEEIGPYIHGSAEVVGLMCLRAFFAGETIEPARRAALDEGAIHLGAAFQKVNFLRDAAVDYRTLGRNYFPWLDPTRMTDVEKHAILDDIDADLRIAADSLPLLPRSARPAVTAAHGLFRRLSTKLRKTPAAELLTRRVRVPDSEKLIIAARSALGGRP, from the coding sequence ATGAGCGACCGTCGCCGCACGAACACGACGCTCGGGCTCTACACCAGCACCGCCTCCGATGCCTCGGGCACCGTCATTCGCCGCTACTCGACGTCGTTCGGCGCCGCAGCACGCATGCTCGAACCGGGCATCCGGCGGCGCATCCGAGACATCTACGCCCTCGTGCGGATCGCCGACGAGATCGTCGACGGGGCGGCGGCCGAGGCGGGCCTCGCGGCCGACGAGCTGCTCGACATCCTAGACGAGCTCGAGCGGGAGACCGAGACGGCGATGCGTCGCGGCTACAGCGCGAACATCGTCGTGCACGCCTTCGCCGTGACCGCGCGCGAGTGCGGGATCGAACCGAGCCTCACCCGCCCGTTCTTCGCCTCGATGCGCCGTGACCTCGACGACAGTCCGTTCACGGCCGAGGAGATCGGCCCGTACATCCACGGGTCCGCAGAAGTGGTCGGACTCATGTGCTTGCGGGCGTTCTTCGCGGGCGAGACGATCGAGCCTGCTCGACGTGCCGCACTCGATGAGGGCGCCATCCACCTCGGCGCCGCGTTCCAGAAGGTCAACTTCCTCCGCGACGCGGCCGTCGACTACCGCACGCTCGGCCGCAACTACTTCCCGTGGCTCGATCCGACCCGCATGACGGATGTCGAGAAGCACGCGATCCTCGACGACATCGACGCCGACCTCCGCATCGCCGCCGACTCGCTTCCCCTGCTGCCGCGCTCGGCGCGACCCGCGGTCACCGCGGCCCACGGCCTCTTCCGTCGGCTGTCGACCAAGCTCCGGAAGACCCCGGCCGCCGAACTCCTGACGCGCCGCGTGCGCGTGCCCGATTCCGAGAAACTCATCATCGCCGCCCGTTCGGCACTGGGAGGACGCCCGTGA
- a CDS encoding polyprenyl synthetase family protein: MTDTIDRTAHIDEIDAQLRALFAVERVRATAYGEHYTALWETLEQASSGGKRIRPTLVRLAYFALGGRNTGAVDQVAVAFELLHTAFVIHDDVIDHDTRRRGQPNIAGAFADRGRRLGVDEAGSDAWGEAAAVLAGDLALSLSHRTIARLDVGADIRLPLLDILDRSVFVSAAGELADVAYAILGDRPVIDRVLSTLEQKTAVYSVEAPLQAGAVLAGADTRQIEALGRFGRLAGVAFQLADDILGVFGEENELGKSTIADLREGKRTALMAFAATTDAWARIEPLLGSASLDEAGADEIRAALRESGALSATVELAREHVTLAVFEIESSDLPRDLVSALTDFARSAVERTR; the protein is encoded by the coding sequence GTGACTGACACCATCGACCGCACCGCCCACATTGACGAGATCGACGCCCAGTTGCGTGCCCTCTTCGCCGTCGAGCGCGTGCGCGCGACCGCCTACGGCGAGCACTACACGGCGCTCTGGGAGACGCTCGAGCAGGCGAGCTCCGGAGGCAAGCGCATCCGGCCGACGCTCGTCAGGCTCGCCTACTTCGCACTCGGCGGCCGCAACACCGGAGCCGTCGACCAGGTGGCCGTCGCCTTCGAGCTGCTGCACACCGCCTTCGTCATCCACGACGACGTCATCGACCACGACACCCGGCGCCGCGGTCAGCCGAACATCGCCGGCGCCTTCGCCGATCGCGGTCGACGCCTCGGCGTCGACGAGGCCGGTTCCGACGCCTGGGGTGAGGCGGCCGCCGTGCTCGCCGGCGACCTCGCGCTCAGCCTCTCGCACCGCACGATCGCGCGGCTCGACGTCGGTGCCGACATCCGGCTCCCCCTCCTCGACATCCTCGATCGGTCGGTGTTCGTGTCGGCCGCCGGCGAGCTCGCCGACGTCGCCTACGCGATCCTCGGCGACCGGCCGGTCATCGACCGCGTGCTGTCGACGCTCGAGCAGAAGACCGCGGTCTACTCCGTCGAGGCGCCCCTGCAGGCGGGCGCCGTGCTCGCGGGAGCCGACACCCGCCAGATCGAGGCGCTCGGCCGGTTCGGGCGCCTCGCCGGCGTCGCGTTCCAGCTCGCCGACGACATCCTCGGCGTCTTCGGCGAGGAGAACGAGCTCGGCAAGAGCACGATCGCCGACCTCCGCGAGGGCAAGCGCACGGCGCTCATGGCTTTCGCCGCGACGACCGACGCCTGGGCGCGGATCGAACCGCTCCTCGGTTCGGCGAGCCTCGACGAGGCCGGCGCCGACGAGATCCGGGCGGCTCTGCGCGAGAGCGGTGCGCTCAGCGCGACGGTCGAACTCGCGCGCGAGCACGTGACCCTCGCGGTCTTCGAGATCGAGTCCTCCGACCTCCCCCGAGACCTCGTCTCCGCACTCACCGATTTCGCGCGCAGCGCCGTCGAGAGGACCCGATGA
- the idi gene encoding isopentenyl-diphosphate Delta-isomerase encodes MTIEQMDRTTDDHVVLLDAEGNPIGTAPKSAAHGPDTALHLAFSCHVLNPIGEVLVTRRALAKATWPGVWTNSFCGHPKPAEPVVAAVRRRAEFELGIGLDSLELGLPLFRYRATDASGTVENEVCPVYIATTTADLEPNPSEVAEWAWVQPAALARAVHDTPFAFSPWLALQVREMELYRD; translated from the coding sequence ATGACGATCGAGCAGATGGACCGGACGACCGACGATCACGTCGTACTCCTCGACGCCGAGGGCAACCCGATCGGCACCGCTCCGAAGAGCGCGGCGCACGGGCCCGACACCGCCCTCCACCTCGCCTTCTCGTGCCACGTCCTCAACCCGATCGGCGAAGTCCTCGTGACGCGTCGAGCGCTCGCGAAGGCCACCTGGCCGGGCGTGTGGACGAACTCGTTCTGCGGTCATCCGAAGCCCGCCGAACCCGTCGTCGCCGCGGTCCGCCGCCGTGCCGAGTTCGAGCTCGGCATCGGCCTCGACTCCCTCGAGCTCGGCCTCCCCCTCTTCCGCTACCGGGCGACCGATGCGAGCGGCACCGTCGAGAACGAGGTGTGCCCCGTCTACATCGCGACGACGACCGCCGACCTCGAACCCAACCCGAGCGAGGTCGCCGAGTGGGCATGGGTGCAACCCGCGGCGCTCGCCCGGGCCGTGCACGACACTCCCTTCGCCTTCAGCCCGTGGCTCGCGCTGCAGGTCCGCGAGATGGAGCTCTACCGTGACTGA
- a CDS encoding MarR family winged helix-turn-helix transcriptional regulator, which translates to MSNGDDVRSLPRRYWYGEGSGEPDDIYLVLQAVRRYRDSEDGMRRRTRESMDMNETDLFALRAIVSAERTGNPLSSAELARHLEISSAATTKVVARLVAAGHIAQTEHPTDRRARLLTTLPFAHERMRSTLGGMHGMMRGLAEEFDLDERRTIARFLDGMRDILDQLPETPDDDR; encoded by the coding sequence GTGAGTAACGGCGACGACGTTCGTTCCCTCCCTCGACGTTATTGGTACGGGGAGGGTTCTGGCGAGCCCGACGACATCTATCTCGTGCTGCAGGCCGTGCGGCGTTACCGCGACTCGGAGGACGGCATGCGCCGTCGCACGCGCGAGTCGATGGACATGAACGAGACCGACCTCTTCGCGCTCCGTGCCATCGTGAGTGCCGAACGCACGGGCAACCCGCTCTCGAGCGCCGAGCTCGCACGCCATCTTGAGATCAGTTCGGCCGCGACGACGAAGGTCGTCGCCCGACTCGTCGCCGCCGGGCACATCGCCCAGACCGAGCACCCGACCGACCGGCGTGCGCGGCTCCTGACGACCCTGCCGTTCGCGCACGAGCGCATGCGTTCGACCCTCGGCGGCATGCACGGCATGATGCGGGGCCTCGCCGAGGAGTTCGACCTCGACGAGCGTCGCACGATCGCCCGCTTCCTCGACGGAATGCGCGACATCCTCGACCAGCTACCCGAGACTCCGGACGACGACCGCTGA
- a CDS encoding NUDIX domain-containing protein, protein MSGTTGDAWVEGPSGDRHWGRFGAAGLLVVHERLGVLLQHRAEWSHFGGTWGIPGGARHEGESAVDGALREAGEEAGVPRDGVEVRFERVFDLGYWSYTTVVVDVVRDFEPGVTDPESIEIRWVALDDVAALPLHPGFAASWPELVDALSS, encoded by the coding sequence ATGAGCGGTACGACGGGTGATGCCTGGGTCGAAGGACCGAGCGGTGATCGCCACTGGGGGCGCTTCGGAGCGGCGGGCCTCCTCGTCGTGCACGAGCGTCTCGGTGTGCTCCTCCAGCACCGTGCGGAGTGGAGCCACTTCGGCGGTACCTGGGGAATCCCCGGCGGCGCGCGGCACGAGGGGGAGTCGGCGGTCGACGGCGCCCTGCGCGAGGCGGGCGAGGAGGCCGGCGTTCCCCGCGACGGCGTCGAGGTCCGATTCGAGCGCGTCTTCGATCTCGGCTACTGGTCGTACACGACCGTCGTCGTCGATGTCGTGCGCGACTTCGAGCCGGGTGTGACCGATCCCGAGAGCATCGAGATCCGTTGGGTGGCCCTCGATGACGTCGCCGCCCTGCCGCTCCACCCCGGCTTCGCCGCTAGCTGGCCGGAGCTCGTCGACGCCCTCAGTTCGTGA
- a CDS encoding DUF1295 domain-containing protein, with protein MGPLVICLIVCGCIAAACWLLSVLTHEHSWVDRIWSIAPVAYVWIFAASTGLADARLVLMAVLVTLWGARLTFNFARKGGYAPGGEDYRWGYLRDRMPRWAFPLFNVFFIAAYQNALILLICLPALTVVEAAPSPLGLADVLVALLFLALLVGETIADEQQWRFHQAKAARAATGGASEPRFLTTGLFRYSRHPNFFFEQAQWWAFYLFAVTATGAWLHPTVAGAVLLTALFIGSTWMTEKISRERYPEYAEYQKTTSAIVPLPPRAAAVRVTN; from the coding sequence ATGGGTCCCCTCGTGATCTGCCTCATCGTCTGCGGCTGCATCGCAGCGGCGTGCTGGCTCCTGTCCGTCCTCACGCACGAGCACTCGTGGGTCGACCGCATCTGGTCGATCGCACCCGTCGCCTACGTCTGGATCTTCGCGGCGTCGACCGGGCTCGCCGATGCACGGCTCGTGCTCATGGCCGTGCTCGTCACCCTCTGGGGGGCGCGGCTCACGTTCAACTTCGCGCGGAAGGGCGGCTACGCCCCCGGCGGGGAGGACTACCGCTGGGGATATCTGAGGGATCGGATGCCGCGCTGGGCGTTCCCGCTCTTCAACGTCTTCTTCATCGCGGCGTATCAGAACGCCCTCATCCTCCTGATCTGTCTCCCGGCACTCACCGTCGTGGAGGCTGCGCCGTCGCCGCTCGGCCTCGCCGACGTGCTCGTGGCGCTGCTCTTCCTCGCTCTCCTCGTGGGCGAGACGATCGCCGACGAGCAGCAGTGGCGCTTCCACCAGGCGAAGGCCGCGCGCGCCGCAACCGGCGGAGCGAGCGAGCCGCGCTTCCTGACGACGGGGTTGTTCCGCTACTCACGGCACCCGAACTTCTTCTTCGAGCAGGCGCAGTGGTGGGCGTTCTACCTGTTCGCCGTGACGGCCACGGGAGCGTGGCTGCACCCGACGGTCGCCGGCGCCGTGCTCCTGACCGCGCTCTTCATCGGCTCGACCTGGATGACCGAGAAGATCTCCCGCGAGCGCTACCCCGAGTACGCCGAGTACCAGAAAACGACGTCGGCGATCGTGCCGCTGCCGCCGAGGGCAGCCGCCGTGCGGGTCACGAACTGA